A DNA window from Brenneria izadpanahii contains the following coding sequences:
- a CDS encoding alternative ribosome-rescue factor A, with amino-acid sequence MAVYRHKRGKIQDNAIEALLSDPLFRQRVEVNSKGKGSYRRKDKHVKKGNWEASGKQFIDYLPLAF; translated from the coding sequence ATGGCCGTATATCGTCATAAGCGAGGGAAAATCCAGGACAATGCTATTGAGGCGTTGTTATCTGACCCGCTGTTTCGCCAACGAGTGGAAGTGAACAGTAAAGGAAAAGGAAGCTATCGCAGAAAGGACAAACATGTAAAGAAGGGAAACTGGGAGGCCAGTGGTAAGCAATTCATTGATTATTTACCTCTGGCCTTCTGA
- the rplQ gene encoding 50S ribosomal protein L17: MRHRKSGRQLNRNSSHRQAMFRNMAGSLVRHEIIKTTLPKAKELRRVVEPLITLAKTDSVANRRLAFARTRDNEIVAKLFNELGPRFASRAGGYTRILKCGFRAGDNAPMAYIELVDRSASQTEEVATAE; the protein is encoded by the coding sequence ATGCGCCATCGTAAGAGTGGTCGTCAACTGAACCGTAACAGCAGCCATCGTCAGGCTATGTTCCGTAACATGGCTGGTTCTTTGGTTCGTCATGAGATTATCAAGACGACCCTGCCAAAAGCAAAAGAGCTGCGTCGTGTTGTTGAACCGCTGATTACTCTTGCCAAGACCGACAGCGTTGCTAATCGTCGTCTGGCATTCGCCCGTACTCGTGATAACGAGATCGTGGCAAAACTGTTTAATGAACTGGGCCCGCGTTTCGCGAGCCGTGCCGGTGGTTACACTCGTATTCTGAAGTGTGGCTTCCGTGCTGGTGACAATGCGCCGATGGCATACATCGAGCTCGTTGATCGCTCAGCTTCTCAGACAGAAGAAGTTGCTACTGCAGAGTAA
- a CDS encoding DUF1992 domain-containing protein, translating into MWLIDELVERHIAQAQEEGAFDNLPGAGQPLALDDDSAVPPELRVAYRLLKNAGCLPVELEERREALQLADLLENISRQSPEYESVSRRFRLLELSLQQRGVNTDFLRGEYADSLKKTFKTQD; encoded by the coding sequence ATGTGGTTAATTGATGAATTAGTTGAACGCCATATTGCGCAAGCTCAGGAAGAGGGGGCTTTTGATAACCTCCCCGGGGCTGGTCAGCCATTAGCCTTGGACGATGATAGCGCCGTACCGCCGGAGCTGAGAGTCGCTTATCGGTTATTAAAAAACGCCGGTTGCCTTCCGGTTGAGTTGGAAGAACGCAGAGAAGCATTACAACTAGCCGATCTGCTGGAAAATATCTCCCGGCAGTCTCCTGAGTATGAATCTGTTTCCCGCCGTTTTCGCCTGCTTGAGCTGAGTCTGCAACAGCGAGGCGTTAATACGGATTTTTTGCGCGGTGAGTACGCAGACTCTTTGAAAAAAACCTTTAAAACGCAGGATTAA